The window CCAGAAGTTGAGGGTTGCTGAACCAATTACGACTCTGCGTAGTTCCCAAGGTCAAAAGACATAGTACTCGAGCAACTGCAGCAAATGAATCATGAACGAGTTGTCAGATATCGGCTTAATTTTTTGGTAATTACACAGGGACAAGTAGatacaagttaaaaaaaaaaaaaaaaaagatgtgatCACCTCTTATCGACGTCTCTGTAAACTCCAACCAGAGCTTCGGCCTTGTCATAGAAGCTGTCCTTGAGAGATATTACAATGCTCTGGAAGCCATGCCCATCCTCTGCATCCTGATTTTCACGTGCGGCTTGGCAGGATCTGCTACGCATAAACTGAGCGACTTTTGCAACGTTTAAATTATCCAGCGCAGCATCCACTTCATCCAGTATGAAAAAGGGCGAAGGTCTATAGCTGAAAAGATGGAAAACAATAAACCTGATCATCACCATTTTCAACGTTTTGGGTAAATAACAAAGTTAGTATGGCAACATCAAAGactttaacaaaacaaaaaaaaaacactaatattttgaaaattaagggTATAACTAGGTCGGTGGGGATACCTATGGATGGAGAAGAGTAATGCCAAAGCGGCAACTGTTTTCTCTCCTCCAGAGAGCTGTTCCATGTCACGGAAACGCTTGGTTGGGGGCATTGTTGTGTACTTTATACCCTGTAGAAACGGATCATCCTCATTCTCTAGGTTTAGATAAGCAGTCCCACCCAATGGATGAGTATTACTCTTGGTTAGCTGCTTGTAGATCTTGTCAATGATGCTAGAAATGTGGTTGAACGCTTCCATAAATAGCTCATACCTGCACCAACAGCGAAAACTCTAATTAATCGAATGTATGAATCAAGAAAAACTGAGATACACTTTGTGTGTGCATTCTATCCAGACAGCTGGTATCTCTATCAGGTAATTAGAATTTTCAGAATGTTACTTGTCTAGTTTTGGTTGCACCATAAAGTCGCTGCTATATGCTAGCGATATTCTTCAAAGTTGGAAAGATGATTTCACAAGAGAAATTTGGAGTTACCTCTTCTGCTTAACAGTATTGTAGGCATCCGCTACTTGTTTCTCCTCCTTCCTGGCAGCTTCAAACTCTTGGCTAActtgtttttctttctcttgTATAGCCTCATACTGGTCAAGAGCTCTCAAGTTTGGAGCCGTCCTTTCAATCTCGGATGATTTAGATTCTATTTTCTGCCTGTATTCCGCATCCATTCTGTCACGAGCAGATGGTGGGAGATGAGCTCTATCCAACTCACTAAAGTCATACTGTGGCCCATCTGATAAAACAGGAAGGGCAATACGTTCAAGCTCACACTGCTCAGCTATTTCCTGCTTTTGCGAGATCAGCTGCTCTATTTGCGTTTCCTGATAGCAAAAGGTAGCTTTAGTGCACCTATACTCTCATACATACAAAATCTTTGGGTAAGGATTTGATGAGTCTCCATTGTACCTTAGAATTTATCTGACGATCGAGTTTGGTTATGCTTGTTGTCGCTTGAGAAGCCTGCTTTTTCCAATCCAAGATTTCTTTTTCATACTCTTCTGATTTTTGTTTGCACTCTGCAAGCAAGAGTATTAGATATATTCGCACCTTTATGAAAGGAAAAAACACTGCAGATTTGTGCTACGCAAAGAACATTAAACAGGGATGGTGATATTAAAGTATATGGTCGTGTAAGTTATGGTTATACCAGCAAAGGTAAAGAGGATAACAGGGGAAGAGAATCTACAATACTGAATCTTCGTATTAACCATTTGTCAGCCACTAGCATTTTAGCATCATATGATCGCTTTCCTTTAAGATGTACTGTAACCATACAATTAAGGCAAGAGCTCGAGCAGATAATGTACATATAAATTTGTTCAAACCCAACTCAGACCAATCTACAAACGTCAATTATCAGGTAATGAAACAATCAATTGGTTAAGGGGTGACGAAAGATCCATATAATTAAACAACCCCAAGAAAGCAGCATAAgaaattttcatatttcaatGCATTATTACTCCAGGGTTCCAACATAAGGTAATCAATATGAAGCAAACTCATATACGGACAATGTAGATCATGTTGATGTGCGCTAGGAATGAAATCATCAAATTGACAATTCATAATGGCATTTATTATTGAAAAAAGCATAGAACTGAGGCCATCCATCAGATTTATGTAGAGGTAGAACTAAAATTGTACCTCCCATTTCCTTTTTCCAATTGTTGATTTCATTAGTAGCTTTTTCTGTTAGCTCCTTAAGTTCAGACTTCCTCTTCTGTATTTTCTCCAAATCAGATTCCAACGAACTGATAGAAGATTCTAGCTTTCGAATTCGTGAACCCACATCTCGGTTTTGCTCATATTCCACCCTGAAATCAATAAGAAAGTTATTTTAATAGACCAATAAGAAAAGTTTCGGTTTACTATGATTGTACAACTTGAGCTCCTTGAAAGCAGTACGTCAACTCAGTCAACTAGTTAGCGTATTGAGAGTTTGTAACCACCTAGGTTTTTACAGGCTACATATACTGACCCCAACACACTTGCCAATATAGACAACAGTGCCTTCTTTTTATGAGCCACGTGATAGTCAAAATGCAAGAACAGTATGCAcaacaaaatgtttcatttttaaCCGGATATGGAAAAAGAACAGCTGAAACGTTGACGTGGGAATCAGGGATATCTATTAGCACAGCAGAAATCGATAGACAGTAAAACTGTATATGGGAAGTTAGAATAAATCTTTATATGTAACAAGAAACACAGAGCAAAGGAACATACTGGTATTTTAACTTAGCAAGCTGGTTACTCAGATTCAGCCTTTCTTCAGCCACTTCTTGAGCCTCCTTGAGCTGTTTTTGTACTTCATATTCACGTATGTTAGTAAGACCAACAGACTTGCTAAAACCCGTATAGATATGGTCCACAATCTCATTGATTCTTTTCTCCAACTTCCTGATGTCTGTATTTCTCTTATCAACCTCAGCTCTTGACTACAATACCAACGGGATTCAGCATATTATTGTCATCAGGTTTTAACTTTACTAGATATCAGaaaaaagatattaaattaCCTTAGAAAGTTCAACATTTATGCGCCTACTTTCTTCAGTTATATTCCGCTTCGCTTGCTCAAGATTTGGAAGTTTGTCTTTGATGCTTTTCTATAAAACGAAGCCACCAATTAGTAATTCCTGACAGTGTGAAGTAAGTTAGATATAGGATTGGTTGTTACCTTCTCAATTTCAGCATACTGAATCTTTTTTTCAAGTCCACTTATTTTACCCGATATTTCAGACTCCTTTATCTGCATATCTCGAATAGATCCAACCTTTTCCAATTCCAGTTCatattcttctttctttttcatcaGTCCTGCACAACCGACTCTAAGAAATATTGAAAGGGAAGACGCTTTAAAGCAGTTGGTGACAAGCCAACCTTCAATTTTCTTGTCATCCCATTTGTTAGACTTTGCTTCCATTCCACCACTGGTACCACCAGTCATTGTTCCCGCCATTGTGAGTATTATGCCATCAACAGTAACAACTGGAAATAATATAAACCAGGGTATGTAGACGTCAGTGCACGCATATGAGAGTATGTTAcatctaaacaaggaaacatgaACATAACCTTTAAATCTCTCTCCGGTCCAGCTAAGACGTTTGGCTTCATCAAGGTCGTCACAGACAAGAGTATTTCCAACAGCAAAGAGGACTGCCTTCTCTAACTCTGGATCGAACGTGAACTAGTTAAGGTCCAAATACATAAACCGGAAACCTGCTCACATCAACCTTCCTATGTTTGTCAATCGTTATTTAATACATCGAAACATTCTCATGCTAGCCACAACTATGCACGCAATGAAGCCAAAGAAGGAAAAATTTAAACAGGCAATCTTGAGTAAGCCAAAAGGAAAATCATTCACTTATTTGCAAAGGATATTGGATAACATCAAACGCCAGCTTTGCTGTGCCGTCCAAATTTCTCAATCTTTCAAGAACTGGCTTGACACGTACTGACTGAAGAGgaataaatgtcataggaggAAGCCTTTGCTCTTTCAAGTACTGCATGAACAAAGAAACTCATTTAATCCCATACCTAGAGTAGTGGCACAAAATGCTCTTCCACATGTACATCATATAACTTAGAAGCCAAGTAACACAGAATAGGGATTAGTTGCAGGAAGATTGCatcatatataatatgttaCATACTCGTTGATAGCACATTTCCCTTATTTGGTAAATAATATGAACTGAAATCATCATATAAGAGGTCGTAGAGTTTAAAGCATCATTTATTTATTGGCATAGGCCAGAGGTGTATTACGGTAATGCCTATCAGCAGAGACGAgataaaaacaatgaaaaaatattaacaacTTGCATGGGGTTAGAACAACACAACAAGCATAACAGAAATACCTTGATGCAGTCCTTTCCTGTGTTTTCATCTTCTACAACAACTGCATCCATAAATCTCCCCATGGCAACAGTAACTGCAAGGTTGTACTTCTTCCGATTTGGTCGACACAGATCAGTCATTCGACCATGAACTCCTTGAAACAGACGCTTGAGAGACTCAACAGCCTGCGTTAGCCTGCTATCTCTCTCGTTTTCATATCTTTCAGCCGTTAGATCACTTAACTGGTCTTCTAATTCTGTGATTCTAGTCTTCAATTTCTCAGATGCATTCCTGTGCACGTAGAAGTGGGATAGAAACTATCAGATTTATAATAAAAGGACGGAGTATGCGGGTATGCAGAATGCATTCCGCCTAGGTCAAGAAGGGATTTTTAGTCAAAATAGGAAGTTTTAGaaagatatatttttgataagtgAATATAACCAATCTCTCAGGCCATATTTCAAAAGATGAAGCAACTAAAAAGAATCTAGTGAATAGGACCATACTAATAACCTGGCATCTCGGTGCTTTTCTTGCAGTGTTGGCAACTGCTTTTTTAGATTAGTTGTTTCCTTCTTATATTCCGAAGATGAATCTTCAATCTCTTTTAGCCTGGACTTCATTCGCTCAATTTGTTCATCGAGATCATTCTCCCTATTTATCAGTTGCTGGTAATTTTCTTCCAGATTTCTCAATGCTTCGAGATCAGTATGATATTGCCTATCTAACACCTCTTTCTCATCTCTGAGCTTAATGGTTTTCATCCAAGCTTCTTGTTTTCTGAGATTGATAAACATGAAGGAAAATCAATAAGAAAACAAAGCGGTTTATAAGAACTCAAAAAAGATGGAAGAATATGCATGTAGATGGCGAATCCAGAAGAATAATACAAAAATCACAAGTAAACAACTATACTCATGTCAGTCTGTAATAAAACGCTCAACTATTTGTCTGCTTACCATTATTCCAAGCAAGAAGATCATAATAAATAGGAAATATGGAGAATGCAAGTTGGTGAATATTGAAAACCTCAGGAACGTTGGAAAATAGCAATGACTAGAAGAGAGGGAATATTGTTGTGTTTTTCAACTTACATTCGAAAGTATTCTTGCAGATGACTGTCAGGCATTGGGAGTTTTCCGCTGCTGCTATCTTGTCTCCTCTCGTTTAATTCGTTTATCTTCTCATTCAGATCCTTAATGCTTTTCTGCATCTGTTCAATCTCTTCGGAATGCTTccctttttctttcttcctcttATCCACCTCCTTTCGACTGCTCTCGATTTTTGATTTTATGCGAGCTATCTCCTCCTTCAATCTCAGAAGCTCAGGTTGCTACAGACAGGAGGAACAAAATTTataagtagaaaaaaaaaactgttaattAAAGACGACTTCAAGGTAGTGCAGTGCACTCACGTATTTTCCAAGGTTGGAGCTTCTCTCAGCAATCTTCTTTTCACGTTGAGCAATTTCTTTCAAAAACTTTGCTTGTTCTATCTTTCTCTTACCAGCTTCATGCTCAAACTTCTCCAGCTTTGCCGCGACATCTTTACGATTGTTCTTTTCAGCATCAACATCTTCATTTGCCTTGTCGATATCATTCTCAATGTTATATAACTGCCACAGGAAGTATTCTCTCTTCAGAGCTTTCTGCAAGTGCAATGCATGAATGCACATTAAAAAGAAGGCAAGGAGTAGAGTTTCACAAATAAGGACACCATTACCAGTTCGTCTTGCAGCTTCAAATGCTTCTCAGCTTCTTCCTTGTGTGctttcttcagcttcttctcaGCACCAATGGTTTTCTTCTTCTGATATATAAGAGCTGCTTTCTCTTCAGCGCtggccttcttctcttctaacTCCTCGTACTCTTTCTTAAGCTCATCAGAGCCACAAATCTGCTCGACAAGTCCACTGAGTTCTTTCGAATTCTTGGAAGCAACAGACTCAACATCGCCCTGAAACACTAAGAAGTTACGAGCCTTAACAAGTATCCCTATAGATCGGAGCTTCCCATTGTACTCTTCCCAACTCACAACCCTATCGTCGATACGATACTTACTCCCACCAGAACTGGTAATAGTACGAGTGAAACGAAGAAGCTCCTCCACCCCTTCCTTGTCAAGGAGATACACAAGGCGAACAAACGCTTTCCTCCCTCCTCTCTGCTCCTTCTCTCGGTCATCGAAGGCGTAGATCAGATCCTTAAGCTGAGATCCACGAAGCTGACCAGTGCGGACTCCGAGGACGAAGCTTATCGCGTCCATTAGGTTGGATTTACCGGCACCGTTGGGGCCGATGATGGCCGTCAAGTCCTTGAACGGACCTACTAACTGGTGGCCCTTGTAAGACTTGAAATTCTCCATCTCCAGATGGACGATCCTTCCCGGAGGGGTTTGGATGGAAGGCATGGAAGAGTAAAATTAGGGCTTCTTCAAGGTTGGGGTTATTTCTCGGAGGAAAAATGGCGGGGATcgaaatagtatatatatatatactaagataCTTGGGTAGCTTGTTAGATTATTTTGTACAGCAGTAtcaaaagatttatatttttgaattttcatttgCTAAAACAATACTCTATACGTCATGCTAACTAGGTAAAAATACATGTGTATTAATTTTTGCTTCGCAATCTATTTTCCTAAGTTTGCACGATGATATATTGAATATCATTGCTTTGATTGAAtgattgtaaatttgtaatgtGGGAGTGTCGACAGCTgacaattttattaatcatcAATTGTCATTTTTCAATTATGTGTTGGATGTTTAGATATATAGTAGTGAGAATTTAGT of the Brassica rapa cultivar Chiifu-401-42 chromosome A03, CAAS_Brap_v3.01, whole genome shotgun sequence genome contains:
- the LOC103860241 gene encoding structural maintenance of chromosomes protein 1, with the protein product MPSIQTPPGRIVHLEMENFKSYKGHQLVGPFKDLTAIIGPNGAGKSNLMDAISFVLGVRTGQLRGSQLKDLIYAFDDREKEQRGGRKAFVRLVYLLDKEGVEELLRFTRTITSSGGSKYRIDDRVVSWEEYNGKLRSIGILVKARNFLVFQGDVESVASKNSKELSGLVEQICGSDELKKEYEELEEKKASAEEKAALIYQKKKTIGAEKKLKKAHKEEAEKHLKLQDELKALKREYFLWQLYNIENDIDKANEDVDAEKNNRKDVAAKLEKFEHEAGKRKIEQAKFLKEIAQREKKIAERSSNLGKYQPELLRLKEEIARIKSKIESSRKEVDKRKKEKGKHSEEIEQMQKSIKDLNEKINELNERRQDSSSGKLPMPDSHLQEYFRIKQEAWMKTIKLRDEKEVLDRQYHTDLEALRNLEENYQQLINRENDLDEQIERMKSRLKEIEDSSSEYKKETTNLKKQLPTLQEKHRDARNASEKLKTRITELEDQLSDLTAERYENERDSRLTQAVESLKRLFQGVHGRMTDLCRPNRKKYNLAVTVAMGRFMDAVVVEDENTGKDCIKYLKEQRLPPMTFIPLQSVRVKPVLERLRNLDGTAKLAFDVIQFDPELEKAVLFAVGNTLVCDDLDEAKRLSWTGERFKVVTVDGIILTMAGTMTGGTSGGMEAKSNKWDDKKIEGLMKKKEEYELELEKVGSIRDMQIKESEISGKISGLEKKIQYAEIEKKSIKDKLPNLEQAKRNITEESRRINVELSKSRAEVDKRNTDIRKLEKRINEIVDHIYTGFSKSVGLTNIREYEVQKQLKEAQEVAEERLNLSNQLAKLKYQVEYEQNRDVGSRIRKLESSISSLESDLEKIQKRKSELKELTEKATNEINNWKKEMGECKQKSEEYEKEILDWKKQASQATTSITKLDRQINSKETQIEQLISQKQEIAEQCELERIALPVLSDGPQYDFSELDRAHLPPSARDRMDAEYRQKIESKSSEIERTAPNLRALDQYEAIQEKEKQVSQEFEAARKEEKQVADAYNTVKQKRYELFMEAFNHISSIIDKIYKQLTKSNTHPLGGTAYLNLENEDDPFLQGIKYTTMPPTKRFRDMEQLSGGEKTVAALALLFSIHSYRPSPFFILDEVDAALDNLNVAKVAQFMRSRSCQAARENQDAEDGHGFQSIVISLKDSFYDKAEALVGVYRDVDKSCSSTMSFDLGNYAES